The bacterium genome has a window encoding:
- a CDS encoding tetratricopeptide repeat protein produces the protein MNRLNLLLLTLLCCLASLASAGCATTPPPTGSTAMSGKPGPAMKGGPAVSPAVKVHAGEGTVLLARITKTLHEEAVVDPVDAARVVELLPEDPGSWLAAGLASFRAGDLTAAMERLTRSAALDPVNPVTLMALGETAIEIGDLTRADHYFSIAHEASPTIQSANRLALLRIEGGYLESARDILQETLSAYPGDLMTRNNLAVALDMMGTTSEGINILAGDELADPRLLRTRALLELKEGHPDEATMDLETVFEAGSPDGEWLLKGTADLQQGRLVQAEDKFRSAIVDQPSGHGGYLNLGLTLRRQGRFADAERTYLEGIQAAPDPDLHLNLGVLYELYRGDNIKALEHYRRYIESGGAASSRVEGWVKYLEGVISNQ, from the coding sequence ATGAATCGGCTGAACCTTTTGCTTCTGACGCTCCTGTGCTGTCTGGCAAGCCTGGCTTCTGCCGGCTGCGCGACCACGCCGCCCCCGACGGGATCGACCGCCATGTCAGGAAAGCCTGGACCGGCGATGAAGGGTGGGCCTGCGGTTTCACCCGCAGTGAAAGTTCACGCCGGCGAGGGCACTGTGCTTCTGGCCCGTATCACGAAAACCCTCCACGAGGAGGCTGTCGTCGATCCTGTCGACGCAGCCCGGGTGGTGGAACTTTTGCCCGAAGATCCCGGCAGCTGGCTGGCCGCAGGGTTGGCCTCATTCAGGGCCGGGGACCTGACCGCTGCCATGGAGCGCCTGACCCGCTCTGCCGCTCTTGACCCGGTAAACCCCGTCACCCTCATGGCCCTGGGTGAAACGGCCATCGAGATCGGCGACTTGACCAGAGCCGACCATTATTTCAGCATCGCCCACGAAGCGTCACCTACCATCCAAAGCGCTAACCGCCTCGCCCTGCTCAGGATCGAAGGGGGTTACCTGGAATCTGCCAGGGATATCCTCCAGGAGACCCTGTCGGCCTATCCCGGAGACCTTATGACCCGAAACAACCTGGCCGTTGCCCTGGACATGATGGGCACAACTTCAGAGGGCATCAATATCCTTGCCGGGGATGAGCTCGCGGACCCTCGACTCCTCCGCACAAGGGCCCTGCTCGAGCTGAAGGAGGGACACCCTGACGAGGCCACCATGGACCTGGAAACCGTTTTCGAAGCCGGCAGCCCTGATGGAGAATGGCTGCTCAAGGGTACGGCAGACCTCCAGCAAGGGAGGCTCGTCCAGGCTGAAGACAAGTTCCGCTCGGCCATCGTGGATCAGCCATCAGGTCATGGGGGTTACCTCAACCTCGGGCTGACACTGCGCAGGCAGGGGAGGTTTGCCGACGCTGAAAGGACGTACCTGGAGGGGATCCAGGCTGCCCCGGACCCGGACCTCCATCTCAACCTCGGGGTCCTTTACGAACTGTACCGCGGCGACAACATCAAGGCCCTGGAACATTACCGGAGGTACATCGAATCAGGCGGAGCCGCTTCCTCCCGTGTGGAGGGCTGGGTGAAGTATCTGGAGGGCGTGATCAGTAATCAGTAG
- a CDS encoding tetratricopeptide repeat protein, with product MKKAVLLISGLLLFGTHLGGCVSSPAPRETGPHLSPREREARLLLEMDRMKKQDKTQLSRLVRQAQKGGREFLVRQETESRLRSVELYRSLLEQFPDSHNDFMAEAAFRLAELLFENERERIRMVLETQGETTAIVPDFTQAIAAYRRMIESFPNHPLTEDALYGIAYCYTEQGYPDEAAEGYSRLIEAYPATRYSVEIHMRLGEYFFTMEDLQQAITHYGYVVATGEPEYVEKALYKLGWCYYNLDNYQAGIDAFFKVLDLNSGGRISADSLVNESMDIIVRSFSESGGTPGLVRRIQKRSEDSYSPLLLKKLADLYRERSFFPEAVGTYRTYVDLYPAGSDLPEVLGHLRETYHIRGDTLASLELSEALLEYVGPGTAWYVSARDERRSQIRTTILSNLETSARRRRARAQTGGREAELDTALDDLVAYERVAGPAGVPCLVRYLKGTVLTELDRFPDAPLTLNEIAEDGECGDMAQGAILASVAFQISAFEESGIVELPLFGRSVDILSGVAPENPATSRAILALGEITLNTGDLTGARSHFSRVIRDYPESEESGKARLHIARTFFKAADYRQAAAWFRESWRKSPDTGEGAEARRLHVYSLFKYAEELSEKGEFTEAAERFEAIHRQFPDSDVAQVSLYNAGKLYRNMGLERKATNLFETLAASYTESEFASEALQMSVLILEALGDPLKAAEDSMALAARSEGKEKAAALLKAAQLYSGGNDPARAASARSEYLTLYPEPVGERSRELYLLGRDLETLGMWADAKTAYLDNVQLQKDNPGEQDVTAFAARSQLRIAERSFEEYDAYHIGPPVEDTVVRKRELLQAVIREFVAAGNYRTSDVITASNFFIGRALELFKEDILASPVPPGLDQEAREEYDLLLQEMAFPFEEKALNAYRVNIKRSVTLEMLDPWIEKTYERMAELAPWAYQRDEAVAYPSTLISPPPLQLPMPAGELKTGGYKGGAVTEVRPVGERLE from the coding sequence GTGAAAAAGGCTGTTCTCCTGATCTCGGGCCTGTTGCTTTTTGGGACGCACCTGGGTGGATGCGTTTCATCTCCTGCCCCTCGTGAAACAGGCCCCCATCTTTCTCCAAGGGAGCGGGAAGCCCGTCTCCTCCTGGAGATGGACCGCATGAAAAAGCAGGACAAGACCCAGCTTTCACGGCTCGTCAGACAGGCCCAGAAGGGGGGACGGGAATTCCTGGTGCGACAGGAGACCGAATCGCGGCTTCGATCCGTGGAACTGTACCGTTCCCTCCTCGAGCAGTTCCCGGACAGCCACAACGATTTCATGGCCGAGGCAGCCTTCCGCCTCGCTGAACTCCTCTTCGAGAACGAACGGGAGCGGATCCGCATGGTCCTCGAGACTCAGGGGGAAACGACAGCCATCGTACCCGACTTTACCCAGGCGATCGCGGCCTACCGCCGGATGATCGAGAGTTTCCCGAACCATCCCCTCACCGAGGACGCTCTCTACGGAATAGCCTACTGCTACACGGAGCAGGGTTACCCCGATGAAGCAGCTGAAGGATATTCCAGGCTTATCGAGGCATACCCGGCTACCCGGTATTCCGTGGAGATCCACATGCGCCTCGGGGAATATTTTTTCACAATGGAGGACCTGCAGCAGGCCATCACCCATTACGGATACGTCGTCGCGACAGGAGAGCCCGAGTACGTCGAGAAGGCACTTTATAAACTTGGATGGTGCTACTACAACCTGGATAATTACCAGGCGGGCATCGACGCCTTTTTCAAGGTCCTCGACCTCAACAGCGGCGGGAGAATCTCGGCGGACAGCCTTGTCAACGAGAGCATGGACATCATCGTCAGATCCTTTTCGGAAAGCGGCGGCACACCGGGGCTCGTGCGCCGGATCCAGAAGCGGAGCGAGGATTCCTATTCCCCCCTCCTGCTCAAGAAACTCGCCGATCTTTACCGGGAGAGGTCCTTCTTCCCCGAGGCAGTGGGAACCTACCGGACCTACGTGGACCTTTACCCCGCCGGTTCGGACCTCCCCGAGGTCCTGGGCCACCTCAGGGAAACCTACCACATACGCGGGGATACCCTTGCCTCCCTGGAACTTTCCGAAGCGCTCCTCGAATATGTGGGTCCCGGGACCGCCTGGTACGTCAGCGCCCGGGATGAACGCCGCAGCCAGATTCGGACCACCATTCTGAGCAACCTGGAGACGTCCGCCCGGAGACGACGGGCAAGGGCCCAGACCGGGGGCCGGGAGGCAGAACTGGATACAGCCCTCGACGACCTCGTCGCCTACGAACGGGTCGCTGGCCCCGCGGGGGTCCCTTGCCTGGTCCGGTATCTGAAAGGTACCGTTCTCACGGAACTGGATCGTTTTCCTGACGCCCCCCTGACACTGAACGAGATCGCCGAGGACGGTGAGTGCGGTGATATGGCTCAGGGCGCCATCCTCGCCTCGGTGGCTTTCCAGATATCCGCTTTCGAGGAGTCCGGGATCGTTGAACTGCCCCTTTTCGGAAGGTCGGTGGACATCCTTTCCGGGGTGGCACCCGAGAACCCCGCGACCTCCAGGGCGATTCTCGCCCTGGGAGAGATCACTCTCAACACGGGGGATCTGACCGGTGCGAGGTCGCACTTTTCCAGAGTCATCAGGGATTATCCGGAATCCGAAGAGTCGGGGAAAGCCAGGCTCCACATCGCCCGCACCTTCTTCAAGGCCGCGGATTACAGGCAGGCGGCAGCCTGGTTCCGCGAATCGTGGCGAAAGTCACCTGACACGGGTGAAGGGGCCGAGGCCCGTCGTCTGCACGTGTACAGCCTCTTCAAATATGCCGAGGAGCTGTCGGAAAAGGGAGAGTTCACCGAGGCCGCCGAGAGGTTTGAAGCCATCCACCGGCAGTTCCCCGATTCGGATGTTGCCCAGGTATCCCTTTATAACGCCGGCAAGCTCTACCGGAACATGGGGCTTGAAAGGAAAGCCACCAACCTGTTCGAGACCCTGGCAGCCAGCTACACCGAGTCGGAGTTCGCCAGTGAAGCTCTCCAGATGTCAGTACTCATCCTGGAAGCCCTGGGAGACCCCCTCAAGGCGGCCGAGGACAGCATGGCCCTGGCGGCACGCTCGGAGGGGAAGGAAAAGGCCGCGGCACTCCTCAAGGCAGCCCAGCTGTACTCGGGAGGCAACGATCCAGCCAGGGCCGCGTCGGCCCGATCCGAATACCTGACCCTTTACCCCGAGCCTGTCGGCGAACGGTCCCGGGAACTTTACCTCCTGGGGCGGGATCTCGAAACCCTCGGCATGTGGGCAGACGCGAAGACCGCATACCTTGACAACGTTCAGCTTCAGAAGGACAACCCCGGTGAGCAGGACGTCACCGCCTTTGCGGCCAGAAGCCAGCTTCGTATCGCCGAGCGTTCCTTCGAGGAGTACGATGCCTACCATATCGGCCCGCCGGTGGAGGATACCGTCGTCAGGAAACGGGAGCTGCTCCAGGCAGTGATCCGTGAGTTCGTGGCAGCCGGAAACTACAGGACCTCCGATGTCATCACCGCCTCCAACTTCTTCATCGGACGGGCTCTCGAACTATTCAAGGAAGATATCCTGGCCTCCCCTGTTCCACCTGGCCTGGACCAGGAGGCGCGGGAAGAATATGATCTTCTGCTCCAGGAGATGGCGTTCCCCTTCGAGGAGAAGGCTCTGAACGCCTACCGTGTGAACATCAAGCGCTCCGTGACTCTCGAGATGCTGGACCCATGGATCGAGAAGACCTACGAGAGGATGGCGGAACTGGCCCCGTGGGCCTACCAGCGTGACGAGGCCGTGGCCTATCCCTCTACCCTGATCTCACCGCCACCCCTGCAACTCCCCATGCCGGCCGGGGAGCTTAAAACCGGCGGCTATAAAGGCGGCGCTGTCACAGAGGTCCGGCCCGTGGGGGAGCGCCTGGAATGA
- a CDS encoding OmpA family protein, which produces MFQKAPVHLILIIPVVLILLIQFSLVPAAAAPIQIALTLSADWDPDKVSMEEKSTLQQMVQQLKKDLSVTVTVTGHTDTFGIEQENFAIGFFYASRIADHLVDRFGFPRERLLVDSRGETTPVVSAGSFESQAPNRRVLVGIGDPAAAKVQTQAPRKVLGKNVLILEPAPGTVDRAYQKVKAIVEGSSQTALLTINGISSLIAVQESRIDTEVVLERGDNTIEVMAWDDSGAFGKDEVAVSYVPPPPEIRINTPRDGQVFDTTHSPVIGVTGKIEAQTTLSETFLFLNGAPHRIEVDEEGNFSQPVVLIRRNNRIRVEAVDIYGTTDTSEDITVSTINLAPKEMVVYLIWDQPGVDLDLHIYGPDDQHTYYGALDPPESSEAIPEGALDLDDKDGFGPEVFSMTRVSQGIYDIVARYHHSPESKAAQAQLTVVLYPTEPARRITRVFGPMEMGPGAVEDWFVARISLPEGAFLPD; this is translated from the coding sequence ATGTTTCAAAAAGCCCCCGTACATCTCATCCTGATCATACCAGTCGTCCTGATCCTGTTGATACAGTTTTCCCTCGTCCCGGCAGCCGCAGCCCCCATCCAGATCGCACTCACCCTTTCCGCTGACTGGGATCCCGACAAGGTCTCGATGGAGGAAAAATCCACCCTTCAACAGATGGTTCAACAGCTGAAAAAGGACCTTTCCGTCACAGTCACGGTAACGGGGCACACGGATACCTTCGGAATCGAGCAGGAAAACTTCGCCATCGGTTTTTTCTACGCTTCCCGGATCGCCGACCACCTGGTGGACAGGTTCGGTTTTCCCCGCGAGCGTCTCCTCGTGGATTCCAGGGGCGAGACAACCCCGGTGGTTTCCGCGGGCAGCTTCGAAAGCCAGGCCCCCAACCGCCGTGTTCTCGTCGGAATCGGCGATCCCGCTGCCGCCAAGGTCCAGACCCAGGCACCGAGAAAGGTCCTGGGTAAGAACGTCCTCATCCTCGAACCTGCCCCCGGTACGGTCGACCGTGCATATCAGAAGGTCAAGGCCATCGTAGAGGGGAGTTCCCAGACGGCCCTCCTGACCATCAACGGCATATCCAGCCTCATCGCCGTCCAGGAATCGAGGATCGATACGGAGGTGGTCCTCGAACGGGGCGATAACACCATAGAGGTCATGGCATGGGATGACAGCGGCGCCTTCGGAAAGGATGAGGTCGCGGTCAGTTACGTTCCACCGCCGCCGGAGATCAGGATCAACACCCCAAGGGACGGCCAGGTTTTCGATACCACCCATTCACCGGTGATCGGCGTGACGGGCAAGATCGAGGCCCAGACCACCCTGTCGGAAACCTTCCTTTTCCTCAACGGAGCCCCGCACAGGATCGAAGTGGACGAAGAGGGTAACTTCTCCCAACCGGTGGTCCTCATTCGCAGGAACAACCGGATCCGTGTCGAAGCGGTCGATATCTACGGAACAACGGATACCAGCGAGGACATCACCGTTTCAACGATCAATCTCGCACCCAAGGAAATGGTGGTCTACCTGATATGGGACCAGCCGGGTGTCGACCTGGACCTGCACATCTACGGTCCCGACGATCAACACACCTATTACGGGGCGCTTGACCCTCCCGAGAGCAGTGAAGCCATCCCGGAAGGCGCCCTGGACCTGGACGACAAGGACGGTTTTGGCCCGGAGGTCTTCAGTATGACGAGGGTCTCGCAGGGCATCTATGATATTGTTGCTCGTTACCATCATTCTCCCGAGAGCAAGGCGGCACAGGCCCAGTTGACCGTTGTTCTCTACCCGACCGAACCGGCCAGAAGGATCACCCGCGTGTTCGGTCCCATGGAGATGGGACCAGGTGCTGTAGAAGACTGGTTTGTAGCGCGTATCAGTCTGCCGGAGGGAGCGTTCCTGCCCGATTGA
- a CDS encoding Ppx/GppA phosphatase family protein → MLVASIDIGTNTVRCLIGTCEEGILEPIIIRREIVRLGSGLRSTGKVKPPVLARLEDVLESFGGSVRESGCRNVLAVGTSALRDMAMDGDEPVEKLARRLGFPIRLISGEEEAALTSAGVRAGIGDLDEGLVVDIGGGSTELVCLSGGSISWWQSLPEGVVHLTEQFLLSDPPTGEQALAVRGRLRSLLDDLPEGGGEVVAGTAGTPTTLAALDLGIDDYDPTLVNGHVLSRETVEMLAGKLLAMSARQRLELAGMEKGREDLIAAGVIMVEEVMDRWGFHEMIVSDWGLLEGVALKAAESCLEGGRRKEE, encoded by the coding sequence ATGCTTGTCGCCTCTATCGATATAGGAACCAACACCGTACGCTGCCTCATCGGGACCTGCGAAGAAGGCATTCTTGAACCGATCATCATACGTCGTGAGATCGTCAGGCTTGGTTCCGGTCTGCGATCCACCGGGAAGGTCAAGCCGCCGGTCCTCGCCCGGCTTGAAGATGTGCTGGAAAGTTTTGGCGGATCTGTCCGGGAGTCAGGCTGCCGGAACGTTCTGGCGGTCGGGACCAGCGCCCTTCGCGACATGGCGATGGACGGTGACGAGCCTGTCGAAAAGCTGGCCAGGCGCCTGGGCTTCCCGATCCGCCTCATCTCCGGCGAAGAAGAGGCAGCTCTTACCTCTGCCGGCGTTCGGGCGGGGATCGGTGACCTCGACGAGGGACTGGTCGTTGATATCGGGGGAGGCAGTACCGAACTGGTTTGCCTGTCCGGAGGATCGATCTCCTGGTGGCAAAGCCTTCCGGAGGGGGTGGTTCACCTCACGGAACAGTTCCTCCTGAGTGACCCTCCTACCGGGGAGCAGGCCCTCGCGGTCCGCGGGCGGTTAAGGTCTCTTCTGGACGACCTGCCGGAAGGCGGCGGAGAGGTTGTGGCGGGAACGGCGGGGACGCCGACAACGCTGGCCGCACTCGATTTGGGCATTGACGATTACGATCCTACTCTGGTAAATGGTCACGTCCTTTCCCGGGAGACGGTAGAAATGCTGGCAGGAAAACTTCTTGCCATGTCGGCCCGGCAAAGACTGGAGCTGGCAGGGATGGAAAAGGGGAGGGAAGATCTCATCGCCGCCGGTGTCATCATGGTTGAGGAGGTCATGGATCGCTGGGGGTTCCACGAAATGATCGTCAGCGACTGGGGGCTTCTGGAGGGGGTGGCGCTAAAGGCAGCTGAGAGCTGCCTGGAAGGAGGAAGGAGGAAGGAAGAATAG
- the tyrS gene encoding tyrosine--tRNA ligase, whose product MNKKAELKRQMEIIARGTVDLISAEELERKITRSLEGGEPLRVKAGFDPTAPDLHLGHTVLMQKMRHFQDLGHQVIFLIGDFTGMIGDPTGRSETRIALTEDQVKSNAVTYQEQTFKILDPDRTEVAFNSRWMKKLTAQDLIELAAHYNVARMLERDDFRKRYTEQRPITIHEFLYPLVQGYDSVELKADVELGGTDQKFNLLVGRDLQRAYGHEPQVVITMPLLEGTDGVQKMSKSYNNYIGVTEPAGEIYGKVMSISDELMLRYYELLSRISIEELGKLKSEMASGAAHPMEIKRALAREIVARYHDESAAKKAEQQFNARFSERKSLEAMADDESMDVFGMTEPMPLFKVVAEFRGISSSEAIRMIKGGAVRSMDEKISDTKYMVTPGKDKVIRVGKKFFRVK is encoded by the coding sequence ATGAACAAAAAAGCTGAACTCAAACGCCAGATGGAGATCATTGCCCGCGGCACCGTGGACCTGATATCGGCCGAGGAACTGGAGAGGAAGATCACCCGTAGTCTGGAGGGTGGTGAGCCGCTCCGCGTCAAGGCCGGTTTCGATCCCACCGCGCCGGATCTTCACCTTGGGCATACCGTCCTCATGCAGAAGATGAGGCACTTTCAGGACCTGGGACACCAGGTGATCTTTCTCATCGGTGATTTTACAGGGATGATCGGAGATCCCACCGGCCGGTCGGAGACCCGGATCGCCTTGACGGAAGACCAGGTAAAATCCAATGCGGTGACCTACCAGGAACAGACGTTCAAGATCCTGGACCCCGACAGGACGGAAGTCGCTTTCAACAGCCGCTGGATGAAAAAACTGACAGCCCAGGACCTCATTGAGCTGGCGGCCCACTATAACGTGGCCCGGATGCTGGAAAGGGATGACTTCCGGAAGCGGTACACTGAGCAGCGGCCCATCACCATCCACGAATTCCTTTACCCCCTTGTCCAGGGATACGACTCGGTGGAGCTGAAGGCTGACGTGGAGCTTGGAGGCACAGATCAGAAGTTCAACCTGCTCGTTGGAAGAGACCTCCAGCGTGCCTATGGCCATGAGCCACAGGTTGTGATCACCATGCCCCTTCTGGAAGGAACGGACGGGGTCCAGAAGATGAGCAAATCGTACAACAACTATATCGGGGTCACGGAACCGGCCGGAGAGATCTACGGGAAGGTCATGTCCATCTCCGACGAACTCATGCTCCGGTATTATGAGCTGCTGAGCAGGATCTCCATCGAGGAGCTCGGGAAACTGAAAAGTGAGATGGCATCCGGTGCGGCCCACCCCATGGAAATCAAGAGAGCGCTGGCGCGGGAGATCGTCGCCAGATACCACGACGAAAGCGCCGCCAAGAAAGCCGAACAGCAGTTCAACGCACGTTTTTCAGAGCGGAAATCACTGGAAGCGATGGCGGATGATGAATCGATGGATGTTTTTGGCATGACGGAGCCGATGCCGCTTTTCAAGGTCGTTGCCGAGTTCAGAGGTATCAGCAGCTCGGAAGCTATCAGGATGATCAAGGGTGGCGCAGTTCGGAGCATGGATGAAAAAATATCTGACACGAAGTACATGGTCACTCCGGGTAAAGACAAGGTGATCCGGGTAGGGAAAAAGTTTTTCAGGGTAAAATAA
- the ispG gene encoding flavodoxin-dependent (E)-4-hydroxy-3-methylbut-2-enyl-diphosphate synthase, protein MTSPVLMGRRPTRPIQVGSLTVGGTAPVSVQSMTNTPTADIEATLAQVRELAAAGCEIVRVSVPDESALKGFAVLRKNVRLPLVADIHFDHELAVGSLEAGADAVRINPGNIGAAWKVREVVQAALANGASIRIGVNAGSLERDIVKEYGRPTPAALVQSALRSVQFVEGMGFFDMKLSVKTSDPMETVKAYRLLSEDVDYPLHLGVTEAGTVLSGSVRTAAALSLLLADGIGDTLRVSLSGDPVPEVHAGFELLGALGLRTGARVVACPTCARAEIDVARWASEVEARVRNIKVPLRIAVMGCPVNGPGEAREADAGLAGGKGHAILFARGKVVGKVGLDEAVDALMSEVDRLLAEEGAGAE, encoded by the coding sequence ATGACCTCTCCTGTTTTAATGGGACGAAGGCCCACACGCCCGATCCAGGTCGGGTCCCTCACCGTGGGCGGTACCGCACCCGTTTCGGTCCAGTCCATGACCAACACTCCAACCGCTGACATCGAGGCTACCCTTGCCCAGGTGCGGGAGCTTGCCGCTGCGGGGTGCGAGATCGTCAGGGTTTCCGTACCCGACGAGAGCGCCCTGAAGGGTTTTGCGGTCCTGAGGAAAAATGTCCGCCTGCCTCTTGTGGCGGACATCCACTTCGATCACGAACTGGCGGTGGGCTCCCTGGAGGCCGGGGCGGACGCGGTGCGCATCAACCCGGGCAACATCGGCGCGGCGTGGAAGGTGAGGGAGGTGGTCCAGGCGGCTTTAGCAAACGGGGCTTCCATTCGTATCGGGGTCAACGCGGGTTCCCTGGAAAGGGATATCGTTAAAGAATACGGCCGCCCGACGCCGGCAGCCCTGGTTCAAAGCGCCCTTCGATCCGTCCAGTTCGTGGAGGGGATGGGGTTTTTCGACATGAAGCTGTCGGTGAAGACCTCCGACCCCATGGAGACGGTCAAGGCTTACCGCCTCCTTTCCGAGGATGTGGATTACCCCCTGCACCTGGGCGTAACCGAGGCCGGCACCGTGCTGAGCGGCTCGGTGCGCACGGCAGCCGCCCTGTCCCTGCTTCTGGCGGATGGTATCGGTGACACCCTGCGGGTCTCCCTTTCAGGGGACCCGGTCCCGGAGGTTCATGCCGGGTTCGAGCTGCTGGGGGCTCTCGGGCTGCGCACCGGCGCCAGGGTCGTGGCCTGCCCCACCTGCGCCCGGGCCGAGATCGACGTCGCCCGGTGGGCCTCCGAGGTGGAGGCAAGGGTCCGGAACATCAAGGTTCCCTTGCGTATCGCGGTGATGGGGTGCCCCGTCAACGGCCCCGGGGAAGCCCGGGAAGCGGACGCCGGCCTGGCCGGCGGGAAGGGCCACGCCATCCTGTTCGCCAGGGGGAAGGTTGTTGGTAAAGTCGGGCTGGATGAGGCGGTGGACGCGCTCATGAGCGAAGTGGATCGCCTTCTTGCGGAGGAGGGCGCGGGTGCTGAATAA
- the rseP gene encoding RIP metalloprotease RseP has product MTTTLSFIVVLGILVTVHELGHFIVAKLQGIGVDRFSIGFPPKMFGFTRGETEYCVSWIPLGGYVKLRGEDPDEEADPDDPALYSTRPPHQRGAVILAGPIMNLVLAFIVMPMVFMVGMSVPAYLDDVPVAGWVEPGSPADRAGFIVGEKIVSVGGTEVADWEDVFEIMAAGSTGPQNVLVEGRGGRRTLTLDSPGEEGGYGILPPMDPAIGSLTPGYPAQEAGLEKGDLILSLGGVPVSHWSEMARIIHGSADKKITVVVKRGEGVVSLEVIPQLDEKSGRGLMGISPMSDTVVRRYGPMESLKMGAEKNLELLGMTFSFLWELVSGQSSIKNLGGPIMIFQVTGQAAKAGLAEFLAFMAFLSLQLGVLNLLPIPVLDGGHLVFLTAEGLLKRPLDIRTQVVAQKVGFFLLITLIIVISYNDIIRLLGR; this is encoded by the coding sequence ATGACTACAACATTATCTTTCATCGTCGTTCTCGGAATCCTCGTTACCGTCCACGAGCTTGGCCACTTCATCGTCGCCAAGCTCCAGGGCATCGGTGTGGACCGTTTTTCCATCGGTTTCCCCCCGAAGATGTTCGGGTTCACCCGCGGAGAGACCGAGTACTGCGTCTCGTGGATCCCCCTCGGGGGCTATGTGAAGCTCAGGGGCGAGGATCCGGATGAGGAGGCCGATCCGGACGACCCGGCTCTTTACAGCACCAGGCCGCCGCACCAGAGGGGAGCGGTCATCCTGGCCGGTCCCATCATGAACCTCGTCCTCGCTTTTATCGTCATGCCCATGGTTTTCATGGTCGGGATGTCGGTCCCCGCCTACCTCGACGACGTACCGGTGGCGGGTTGGGTCGAGCCGGGTTCGCCTGCCGACAGGGCCGGGTTCATCGTGGGAGAGAAGATCGTATCCGTCGGCGGTACCGAAGTCGCCGACTGGGAGGATGTTTTCGAGATCATGGCCGCAGGTTCCACTGGTCCCCAGAACGTTCTCGTCGAGGGAAGGGGCGGCCGCCGCACCTTGACTCTTGACTCTCCCGGGGAGGAGGGAGGTTACGGCATCCTGCCTCCCATGGATCCGGCCATCGGCTCCCTGACCCCGGGCTACCCGGCTCAGGAAGCCGGTTTGGAAAAAGGGGACCTCATCCTTTCCCTCGGCGGCGTCCCTGTCTCCCACTGGAGCGAGATGGCACGCATCATCCACGGCAGCGCCGACAAAAAGATCACCGTCGTGGTGAAGCGTGGCGAGGGTGTGGTCAGTCTCGAGGTGATTCCGCAACTGGACGAGAAGAGCGGCCGGGGACTCATGGGCATCTCTCCCATGTCCGATACGGTGGTACGCCGTTACGGACCCATGGAATCACTGAAGATGGGAGCCGAGAAGAACCTGGAGCTCCTGGGGATGACCTTTTCCTTCCTGTGGGAACTTGTGAGCGGCCAATCCTCCATCAAGAACCTCGGCGGCCCGATCATGATCTTCCAGGTCACCGGCCAGGCGGCCAAAGCCGGTCTCGCCGAGTTTCTCGCCTTCATGGCGTTCCTGAGCCTTCAGCTCGGGGTGCTCAACCTGCTTCCCATTCCTGTCCTGGATGGCGGACACCTTGTCTTCCTCACCGCCGAGGGCCTTCTGAAAAGACCTCTTGATATCAGGACACAGGTTGTGGCGCAAAAGGTCGGATTCTTTCTTCTCATTACCCTGATCATCGTCATCTCCTACAACGATATCATTCGTCTCCTTGGCAGGTAA